One window from the genome of Lentibacillus daqui encodes:
- a CDS encoding ring-cleaving dioxygenase yields the protein MENLKGIHHVTAITSSAEKNYEFFTYVLGMRLVKKTVNQDDIQTYHLFFADDKGSAGTDMTFFDFPGIPKGVHGTNEIAKTSFRVPNDQALDYWVKRFDRLQVKHTGIKEQFGKKTLSFVDFDDQQYQLISDENNKGVAAGTPWQKGPIPLEFAITGLGPIVVRVDNIDYFKELMEKVLLFKEVAKEGSFHLFEVGEGGNGAQVIVEYNAVLPRAQQGYGTVHHAAFRVNDRTGLDEWMKRMQSFRLPNSGYVERYYFGSLYTNVYPQILFEIATDGPGFMGDEPYETLGEKLSLPPFFESKRDEIEKLVRLINTVRSTKEFVKEYED from the coding sequence ATGGAAAATTTAAAAGGTATACATCACGTAACAGCAATTACAAGCAGTGCAGAAAAAAACTATGAATTCTTTACGTATGTTTTAGGAATGCGACTAGTTAAAAAAACAGTAAATCAGGACGATATTCAAACGTATCATTTGTTTTTTGCGGATGACAAAGGGAGCGCGGGAACAGACATGACGTTTTTTGATTTTCCGGGCATTCCAAAAGGGGTTCATGGTACAAATGAGATTGCCAAAACATCCTTCCGTGTGCCGAACGATCAAGCCCTGGATTATTGGGTGAAACGTTTTGATCGTCTTCAAGTAAAACACACGGGGATAAAAGAGCAGTTTGGGAAAAAGACACTTTCATTTGTCGACTTTGATGACCAACAATATCAGTTAATCTCTGATGAAAACAATAAAGGTGTCGCAGCAGGAACGCCATGGCAAAAAGGCCCCATTCCTTTAGAATTTGCGATTACGGGATTAGGACCCATTGTTGTCCGTGTCGATAATATAGATTACTTTAAAGAATTAATGGAGAAAGTTTTATTGTTTAAGGAAGTTGCCAAAGAGGGTTCGTTCCATTTATTCGAAGTAGGGGAAGGCGGAAATGGTGCACAGGTTATTGTGGAGTATAATGCTGTTCTGCCACGTGCACAGCAGGGTTATGGAACGGTTCACCATGCAGCCTTCCGTGTGAATGACCGTACAGGACTGGATGAATGGATGAAGCGAATGCAGTCATTCCGTTTGCCAAACTCTGGTTATGTAGAACGGTATTATTTTGGATCATTGTATACAAATGTGTATCCGCAAATCTTGTTTGAAATTGCGACAGATGGTCCTGGGTTTATGGGTGACGAACCGTACGAAACACTTGGAGAAAAATTGTCATTACCACCGTTCTTTGAATCAAAGCGCGATGAAATTGAAAAGTTGGTTCGTCTCATTAACACAGTTAGAAGTACAAAGGAATTTGTCAAAGAATATGAGGACTAA
- a CDS encoding alpha/beta hydrolase yields the protein MKHIFKEGNDPSKPTLLLLHGTGGTEHDLLPLADKIDPDANILSVRGNVLENRMPRFFKRLAEGVFDEEDLVFRTKELNEFLDEAAENYAFDRGHILALGYSNGANIAASLLFHDRDALSGAILHHPMVPRKGMQLPDLSDKNVFIAAGTHDPIVPPQEAEELKSLLAGAGAKVELHWKNGGHQLTLNEVEAASAWYKHV from the coding sequence ATGAAACATATTTTTAAAGAAGGAAATGATCCATCAAAACCGACATTGCTATTGTTGCATGGTACTGGAGGCACCGAACATGACCTTCTGCCTCTTGCAGATAAAATTGATCCAGATGCCAATATTTTAAGTGTAAGGGGAAATGTCCTTGAAAATAGAATGCCACGCTTTTTCAAGAGATTGGCTGAAGGTGTATTTGATGAAGAAGATTTAGTATTCCGTACAAAAGAATTAAATGAATTTCTGGATGAAGCGGCTGAGAACTATGCATTTGACCGTGGCCATATTCTTGCATTAGGGTATTCCAATGGTGCTAATATCGCAGCAAGTTTACTGTTCCATGATCGGGATGCATTGTCGGGAGCAATTTTACATCATCCCATGGTTCCAAGGAAAGGTATGCAGTTACCAGATTTATCAGATAAAAACGTATTTATTGCTGCTGGTACCCATGATCCTATTGTCCCGCCACAGGAAGCGGAGGAATTGAAATCCTTGTTGGCAGGTGCAGGTGCCAAGGTAGAACTTCATTGGAAAAATGGCGGACATCAGTTGACTTTAAATGAAGTGGAGGCTGCGAGTGCGTGGTATAAGCATGTTTAA
- a CDS encoding S66 family peptidase, protein MLIKPEKLRSGDRIATVSPSSGGAGDSNIRWRYDQGVKRLETVFGLEVVPMPNSLKGSNYLYENPQLRAEDLMTAFKDKSIKGIIANIGGEDSIRLLPYIDFDVIRDNPKIFMGYSDVTISHLFCHKAGVSSFYGPAVLTDFAENVEMDSYTVEMIRWTLFSNEIIGDIQPAKKWTSEFLEWDEVNKYKRRTMQQNSGYEVLQGSKVVQGRLIGGCIETLEFAKGTEIWPELSYWKKSIIFFETSEEKPDPGFIKRWLRNYAAQGILQVVSGIIFGKPQDEQYYEAYKGVIIQVMREYDLENLPILYNLNFGHTEPKFILPYGAIAEINCSMKTFSILENGVE, encoded by the coding sequence TTGTTAATAAAACCAGAAAAATTAAGATCAGGGGATAGAATAGCAACAGTAAGCCCTTCTTCGGGCGGGGCTGGTGATTCAAATATTAGATGGCGCTATGATCAAGGTGTTAAAAGATTGGAAACCGTTTTTGGTCTTGAGGTTGTTCCAATGCCAAATAGCTTAAAGGGATCAAATTACCTCTATGAAAACCCACAGTTACGCGCAGAGGATTTGATGACGGCCTTTAAGGATAAGAGCATTAAAGGAATCATTGCAAATATTGGCGGTGAGGATAGTATTCGATTGCTTCCTTATATTGATTTTGATGTGATTCGTGATAACCCGAAGATTTTTATGGGGTATAGCGATGTTACGATTTCTCATTTGTTTTGTCACAAGGCGGGTGTTTCATCTTTTTACGGCCCTGCGGTTTTGACAGATTTTGCTGAAAATGTTGAGATGGATTCATATACGGTTGAAATGATAAGATGGACACTTTTTTCAAATGAGATCATAGGTGACATTCAACCGGCTAAAAAGTGGACAAGCGAGTTTTTGGAATGGGATGAAGTGAATAAATACAAACGGCGTACAATGCAACAAAATTCAGGTTATGAGGTGCTTCAAGGTTCTAAAGTTGTGCAAGGAAGGTTAATAGGTGGTTGTATCGAGACTTTAGAATTCGCGAAAGGAACAGAAATTTGGCCTGAACTATCATACTGGAAGAAAAGTATCATTTTCTTTGAAACCTCGGAGGAAAAACCGGATCCCGGCTTTATAAAAAGGTGGTTACGAAACTATGCTGCACAAGGCATTTTGCAGGTGGTAAGTGGAATTATATTTGGAAAGCCTCAGGATGAACAATATTATGAAGCGTATAAAGGGGTCATTATACAGGTTATGAGAGAGTATGATTTGGAAAATTTGCCGATTCTTTATAACTTGAATTTCGGTCATACGGAGCCAAAGTTTATATTACCATATGGTGCGATCGCAGAAATTAATTGTAGCATGAAGACTTTTTCGATTTTGGAAAATGGCGTTGAATAG
- a CDS encoding YdhK family protein — MKIKKLLIGLVSLMMVFVLAACTGNDETSPEDNADMNKGKSDSMEEEMDHSGMDHSSSGEVPEDLTVAENPTYPVGSQAVMYADHMKGMDGATGAFETTVYAVSYTPTTGGEPVENHKWVIHEEIKNAGKEPFEAGDEVELTADHMEGMDGATATIDSAEQTTVYMVSYTDTETGKEVENHKWVTEEELSPVK, encoded by the coding sequence ATGAAAATAAAAAAATTACTCATTGGGTTAGTTTCTTTAATGATGGTTTTTGTTTTGGCGGCTTGTACAGGAAATGATGAAACGTCACCCGAAGATAATGCAGATATGAATAAAGGAAAGTCTGATTCCATGGAAGAAGAAATGGACCATTCCGGTATGGATCATTCAAGTTCAGGTGAAGTTCCGGAAGATTTAACTGTTGCAGAAAACCCAACCTACCCAGTCGGGAGTCAAGCAGTTATGTATGCGGACCACATGAAAGGAATGGATGGTGCCACTGGGGCATTTGAGACAACTGTTTATGCCGTTTCTTATACCCCCACGACTGGTGGAGAGCCAGTAGAGAATCATAAATGGGTTATTCATGAAGAGATTAAAAATGCCGGAAAAGAGCCATTTGAAGCTGGAGATGAAGTAGAATTAACTGCCGATCATATGGAAGGAATGGATGGCGCCACCGCTACGATTGATTCAGCAGAACAAACAACCGTTTATATGGTGAGCTACACGGATACGGAGACTGGTAAGGAAGTGGAAAATCATAAATGGGTGACGGAAGAAGAACTTTCACCGGTGAAATAA
- the copZ gene encoding copper chaperone CopZ: MKKTLNVQGMSCGHCNMSVEGAVHKLAGVSAAEVNLEAGSVDVVFDDSSVNVDAMKEVIEEQGYDVVA; the protein is encoded by the coding sequence TTGAAGAAAACGTTAAATGTTCAAGGTATGTCATGCGGTCATTGCAACATGTCAGTTGAGGGTGCAGTACATAAATTGGCTGGTGTATCGGCAGCTGAAGTTAATTTGGAAGCGGGCAGTGTGGATGTTGTCTTTGATGATTCAAGCGTTAATGTTGATGCCATGAAAGAAGTTATTGAAGAACAAGGCTATGATGTTGTAGCCTAA
- a CDS encoding FAD-dependent oxidoreductase — translation MPGNENGKIPETSRSYWTDAIDLPKFPRLEENMQVDVVIVGGGITGITSAYLLINEGYKVALLEADKLLHGTTGHTTAKITAQHDIIYDELIQNIGKEKAKKYYQANIEALQFIQETVEQQHIDCGFSKQDAYMYATTDEYANKLEKEAKAYEKLGIDGELIETIPVDIEVENGLVMKNQAQFHPIKYLTHLVNVIKEKGGHIFEHTTAVNVETGKQTKVLTRDGQEVAADYVLACSHFPFYEGAGFYSARMYADRSYILAAKPKKEFPGGMYISAGKPTRSLRSVKIDGEDMILIVGESHRTGKDEDTMKHYQALEDFGQQQFGLDEIVYRWSAQDLVTLDKVPYIGNVTSDQPNVLVATGYRKWGMSNGTAAALLLKDTVMGKENPYHDLYTPSRFHADPSLKNFLVDNAKVAGHLIKGKLGIPDKKIRDLSNGEGAAITVKGERKGAYKDEQGNVYVVDTTCTHVGCEVEWNDAERTWDCPCHGSRFTYTGEVVEGPAETPLKQYDYYMIDNLTSEDSGY, via the coding sequence ATGCCGGGAAATGAAAATGGGAAAATACCAGAGACGTCCAGATCCTATTGGACAGATGCAATTGATTTGCCAAAGTTCCCTCGTTTGGAGGAAAATATGCAGGTTGATGTGGTCATTGTTGGGGGAGGGATCACTGGGATCACGTCCGCCTATCTGCTCATTAATGAAGGTTACAAGGTTGCGCTCCTTGAGGCTGATAAATTATTACACGGAACTACCGGACATACCACCGCGAAAATCACGGCCCAACATGATATCATTTACGATGAATTGATCCAAAATATTGGTAAAGAAAAGGCAAAAAAGTATTATCAAGCCAATATAGAGGCACTTCAATTTATTCAAGAAACGGTGGAGCAACAGCACATTGATTGTGGCTTTAGCAAACAGGATGCCTATATGTACGCCACTACGGATGAATATGCAAACAAACTGGAAAAAGAGGCAAAGGCCTATGAAAAGCTTGGGATTGATGGCGAGCTGATTGAGACCATTCCTGTTGATATAGAGGTGGAAAATGGGCTGGTGATGAAAAATCAGGCACAGTTTCATCCGATAAAATATCTTACCCACCTTGTTAATGTCATCAAAGAAAAGGGTGGACACATTTTTGAGCATACGACAGCGGTAAATGTGGAGACGGGCAAACAAACCAAAGTTTTGACACGGGATGGGCAGGAGGTCGCAGCGGATTATGTACTGGCTTGTTCACACTTTCCATTTTATGAAGGAGCAGGGTTTTATTCCGCCAGAATGTATGCGGATCGTTCCTATATTTTGGCGGCCAAACCGAAGAAGGAGTTTCCCGGTGGCATGTATATTAGTGCCGGTAAGCCAACCCGCTCCCTTCGTTCTGTCAAAATAGACGGGGAGGATATGATACTGATTGTCGGGGAAAGTCATCGAACCGGTAAAGATGAGGATACGATGAAACATTACCAGGCCTTGGAAGATTTTGGCCAACAACAATTTGGACTGGATGAAATTGTTTATCGCTGGTCGGCACAGGATCTTGTCACCTTGGATAAAGTTCCTTATATCGGCAATGTAACGTCTGATCAGCCGAATGTTTTGGTTGCGACAGGTTATAGGAAGTGGGGTATGTCCAATGGAACTGCTGCCGCATTACTGTTAAAAGACACGGTGATGGGCAAAGAGAATCCTTATCACGACTTATATACACCATCACGCTTTCATGCCGATCCAAGCCTGAAAAACTTTTTAGTTGATAATGCGAAGGTTGCCGGTCATTTAATCAAAGGTAAACTGGGCATCCCAGACAAAAAGATTCGCGACTTATCCAATGGTGAAGGAGCGGCTATCACCGTAAAAGGGGAAAGAAAAGGTGCCTATAAAGATGAACAAGGAAACGTTTATGTCGTTGATACAACCTGTACCCATGTTGGGTGTGAGGTAGAATGGAACGATGCCGAACGGACGTGGGATTGCCCATGTCATGGTTCGAGATTTACGTATACTGGAGAAGTTGTCGAAGGTCCCGCGGAAACACCACTTAAGCAATATGATTATTATATGATCGATAATCTTACTTCAGAGGACTCAGGCTATTGA
- a CDS encoding fructose-1,6-bisphosphatase, whose protein sequence is MNTKYLDLLSEKFDSEEKVVTEIINLESILELPKGTEHFVSDLHGEYQAFQHVLRNGSGKVREKITDIFQNSLSEEEITEFVTLVYYPEEKLKLIINQYNSKAELNEWYTAKIQQMIDLISYASSKYTRSKLRKALPKQFVYIIEELLYKSNEYNNKKTYYEKIVQQIISLGQADKLIIGLSYTTQRLVVDHLHVVGDIYDRGPEPDKIMETLIQYHSVDIQWGNHDVLWIGAYAGSKVCLANILRICARYDNLNIIEDAYGINLRPLLNLAEKYYDDNPAFRPKKHSDKEISEQEMRQITKIHQAIAIIQFKLESPIIKRRSFFNMEERLVLEKVDYENEEVTIYGKTYPLENTCFSTIDPANPAKLLKEEEEVINKLLLSVQQSEKLKRHMNFLMKKGSLYLKYNGNLLIHGCIPVDEKGNMEEMEIEGQSYKGRELLDQFEKYLRQAFADKETTDDLATDMVWYLWTGEYSSLFGKRAMTTFERYFIKDKASHKEKKNPYYYLREDIDMCKKVLKEFDLDPSQGHIINGHTPVKEIDGEDPIKANGKMIVIDGGFSKAYQSTTGIAGYTLLYNSFGMQLVAHQHFNSKADVLLNGADVLSVRRVVDKELERKKVRETNIGAKLQEEIEMLHELMAYRYIN, encoded by the coding sequence TTGAATACGAAGTACCTGGATTTATTATCAGAGAAATTCGATAGCGAAGAAAAAGTAGTAACAGAAATAATTAATTTAGAATCCATTCTCGAGTTGCCCAAAGGTACAGAGCATTTTGTCAGTGACTTGCATGGGGAGTACCAAGCATTTCAGCATGTTTTACGTAATGGTTCGGGTAAGGTAAGAGAAAAAATAACGGATATTTTTCAAAATAGTTTGTCAGAAGAAGAGATTACAGAATTTGTAACCCTTGTCTACTATCCCGAGGAGAAATTAAAGCTGATTATCAATCAATACAATTCCAAAGCAGAGTTAAATGAATGGTATACAGCTAAAATTCAGCAAATGATTGATTTAATTTCCTATGCCTCCTCTAAATATACTCGCTCCAAGCTTCGTAAGGCGTTACCAAAACAGTTCGTGTATATTATCGAGGAGCTGCTTTATAAAAGTAATGAGTATAACAACAAGAAAACATATTATGAAAAAATTGTTCAACAAATTATTTCCCTCGGACAGGCAGATAAATTAATTATTGGCTTATCGTATACAACTCAGCGCCTCGTTGTTGATCATTTGCATGTTGTCGGTGATATTTATGATCGTGGGCCGGAACCGGATAAAATTATGGAGACATTAATTCAATATCATTCTGTCGATATTCAATGGGGAAATCACGATGTCCTATGGATTGGAGCATATGCCGGTTCAAAAGTATGCCTTGCAAATATTCTGCGGATTTGTGCCCGCTATGATAATTTGAATATTATTGAGGATGCTTATGGGATTAATCTGCGCCCATTACTGAACCTGGCCGAAAAATATTATGATGATAATCCTGCTTTTCGACCAAAGAAGCATTCGGATAAGGAAATTTCAGAGCAGGAAATGAGACAAATTACAAAAATTCATCAAGCAATTGCTATTATTCAATTCAAACTGGAAAGCCCGATTATTAAACGACGGTCCTTTTTTAATATGGAAGAAAGATTAGTATTGGAAAAAGTGGATTATGAGAACGAGGAAGTGACAATCTATGGAAAAACCTATCCATTAGAGAATACATGCTTCTCCACGATCGATCCAGCAAATCCAGCAAAGCTGCTCAAGGAGGAAGAGGAAGTAATCAATAAGCTTTTACTTTCTGTTCAGCAATCAGAGAAGCTCAAGAGACATATGAACTTTTTAATGAAAAAAGGCAGTCTTTATTTAAAATATAATGGAAATCTCTTGATTCATGGCTGTATTCCCGTTGATGAAAAAGGGAATATGGAAGAAATGGAGATTGAAGGACAATCCTATAAAGGCCGTGAACTACTTGATCAGTTTGAAAAATATTTGCGGCAAGCCTTTGCGGATAAAGAAACAACGGATGATCTTGCTACTGATATGGTTTGGTATTTGTGGACAGGAGAATATTCCTCATTATTTGGCAAACGGGCAATGACCACATTCGAGCGCTATTTTATTAAAGATAAAGCATCGCATAAAGAAAAGAAAAATCCATATTATTACTTACGGGAAGACATCGATATGTGCAAGAAAGTGCTTAAGGAATTCGATCTGGATCCAAGCCAGGGTCATATTATTAACGGACACACACCGGTAAAGGAAATCGATGGGGAAGATCCAATCAAGGCGAATGGAAAAATGATTGTCATTGATGGCGGTTTTTCAAAAGCATATCAATCAACTACCGGAATCGCTGGGTATACGTTATTGTACAACTCTTTCGGCATGCAGCTGGTTGCACATCAGCACTTTAATTCTAAAGCGGATGTATTATTAAATGGTGCAGATGTTTTATCTGTCCGCCGGGTTGTGGATAAAGAATTGGAACGGAAAAAAGTTAGGGAAACAAACATTGGTGCCAAGCTCCAAGAGGAAATTGAAATGCTTCATGAACTTATGGCTTACCGTTATATTAATTAA
- a CDS encoding thiamine pyrophosphate-binding protein, with amino-acid sequence MTDELSSNRNVAQHLIQQLTQWGVKRIYGVIGDGILFLLDELGNQQNIQYVACRHEMNAALMASAEAKLTGKMSVCTATSGPGITVLLNGLADAWRDKAPVLVITGQVQRTQIGTGAVQDINQQQLIAPLAEYSSLVTDSHSFPKLLNIAMKTALGKGGVAHLSVPKDIWTLPVNGDFYPLPTKTLPQPQPMDIQRVANAINKAQRPIILAGRGIQYAQTEAIGFAEKLQAPIMVTMPAKPFIANDHPLFLGGLGQAGTDISRELLEQADLCVILGATWWPHDYIPASIPIIQLDATPENIGRSHPVKDSLAGDLAQIIPTLTEQIETNTNQAYVQEIQEKKQRWNQQIQSEIKEESDQISPARVFAELGQCIHPGAVMAVDTGDHTLWLERIFQYRGQELLVSGTWRTLGFALPAGIAAQLEHPERQVVCIAGDGGVAHSIIDLITAVTYKLPLTLIIINNHAYFMETSRMVVEELNKDGSQIPNPDYAAMAKSMGAEGERVEKNEELVPALHRALQSKQTSVVDIHCSASILPHTKILKGMNTLNRWDEPMPEDFPNHVKK; translated from the coding sequence ATGACAGATGAATTGAGCAGTAATAGGAATGTTGCCCAGCATTTGATTCAGCAACTTACGCAATGGGGTGTCAAACGAATTTATGGTGTAATTGGTGACGGCATTCTATTTTTATTGGACGAATTGGGAAATCAGCAGAACATTCAATACGTTGCTTGCAGGCATGAAATGAACGCAGCATTGATGGCCAGTGCGGAGGCCAAACTAACAGGAAAAATGTCGGTATGCACTGCAACTTCTGGCCCCGGTATTACCGTGCTGCTTAATGGGTTGGCTGATGCTTGGCGGGATAAGGCTCCTGTTCTAGTGATCACCGGGCAAGTACAACGGACACAAATTGGTACGGGGGCTGTCCAGGATATTAATCAGCAGCAGTTGATCGCACCGCTTGCTGAGTATTCTTCCCTGGTCACGGATAGCCATTCCTTTCCTAAACTACTAAATATCGCCATGAAAACAGCACTTGGTAAAGGCGGTGTGGCACATCTATCTGTACCGAAAGATATTTGGACATTGCCTGTGAATGGCGATTTTTATCCGCTGCCAACAAAAACATTACCACAACCCCAACCAATGGATATCCAGCGGGTGGCGAATGCTATTAACAAAGCACAACGCCCCATCATTCTTGCTGGTCGCGGCATTCAGTACGCGCAGACAGAGGCTATTGGATTTGCGGAGAAACTACAGGCTCCGATAATGGTAACGATGCCGGCAAAACCATTTATCGCGAATGACCACCCACTTTTTCTGGGAGGTTTGGGCCAGGCTGGAACAGATATTTCAAGAGAATTGCTGGAACAGGCAGATTTGTGTGTGATTCTTGGGGCGACCTGGTGGCCGCATGATTATATTCCAGCTTCCATCCCAATCATACAATTGGATGCCACACCGGAAAACATTGGACGCAGTCACCCAGTCAAAGATTCATTAGCCGGTGATCTGGCGCAGATTATTCCCACATTAACGGAACAAATCGAAACGAATACCAATCAAGCCTATGTTCAAGAAATTCAGGAAAAAAAGCAACGTTGGAATCAGCAAATTCAATCAGAAATCAAGGAAGAATCAGATCAGATTTCCCCTGCCCGTGTTTTTGCCGAACTGGGTCAGTGCATCCATCCGGGAGCGGTAATGGCTGTAGATACAGGGGATCATACACTTTGGCTGGAACGGATTTTCCAATACCGTGGACAGGAATTGCTCGTTTCCGGTACATGGCGCACACTTGGTTTTGCATTGCCAGCGGGTATTGCAGCACAATTGGAGCACCCCGAGCGCCAAGTGGTTTGTATCGCCGGCGATGGTGGTGTTGCCCATTCAATCATTGATTTGATTACAGCGGTTACCTATAAACTTCCACTAACATTGATTATCATCAATAATCATGCCTATTTTATGGAAACGAGCCGTATGGTTGTTGAAGAGCTGAACAAGGATGGATCACAAATACCGAATCCGGATTATGCAGCAATGGCAAAATCAATGGGTGCAGAAGGAGAACGGGTAGAAAAAAATGAGGAGCTGGTTCCGGCCCTTCATCGCGCATTACAATCCAAGCAGACGTCAGTTGTTGACATTCACTGCAGCGCTTCTATCCTACCTCATACGAAGATTTTAAAAGGAATGAATACGCTCAATCGGTGGGATGAGCCCATGCCTGAAGATTTCCCTAATCATGTAAAAAAATAA
- a CDS encoding MDR family MFS transporter — MQSFNKKSIIILLLAGGFISILNQTTMITAIPPIMNEMHVSANTGQWLTTVFMLVNGVMIPVTAFLIERFTTRQLFITAMSVFAVGTAFSAIAPNFGTLLLGRIIQSTGAGVIMPLMQTVFLLIFPVKSRGVAMGLVGLVISFAPAIGPALSGWIITNISWRAIFLIILPIAIIEILVATKVMKNVTELTYPKLDMLSIILSSFGFGGFLYGFTSAGNNGWGSIITITTLVVGAAALVLFIIRQLRMKVPMLEFRVFKNFIFTLSVILPMIAFMGLIGAETLIPLYMQNMRDFTAMEAGIAILPGALVNGMMSPITGLIFDRFGARWLSVIGFTIITVTTFAFSNLSVETSMFMVMLLYAIRMFGISMVMMPATTAGLNQLPKELIPHGTAMTNTMRQVAASIGTAIVITVMTTTGAAAEHKPNIPYPMIHGVNVAFMIITVLSAIGIVLSFFIKKGNTSVEEQSRVPDE, encoded by the coding sequence TTGCAATCTTTTAATAAAAAGTCAATCATTATCCTACTCCTTGCAGGTGGATTCATTTCTATTTTAAATCAAACCACGATGATTACAGCTATTCCACCAATTATGAACGAAATGCATGTGAGTGCCAACACCGGTCAATGGCTGACTACCGTTTTTATGCTTGTCAACGGCGTGATGATTCCTGTCACGGCGTTTTTGATTGAACGGTTCACAACGAGACAGCTATTTATCACCGCAATGAGTGTGTTTGCTGTTGGAACAGCGTTTTCCGCCATCGCCCCGAATTTTGGTACGCTATTGTTGGGCCGAATTATTCAATCCACTGGTGCGGGGGTTATCATGCCGCTAATGCAAACCGTATTTTTGTTGATTTTCCCTGTCAAGAGTCGCGGGGTGGCAATGGGGCTCGTGGGGCTAGTGATTTCTTTCGCTCCTGCGATTGGTCCCGCTTTGTCCGGCTGGATCATTACGAATATTTCCTGGCGGGCTATATTCCTTATTATACTGCCAATTGCCATCATTGAGATATTGGTTGCTACCAAAGTCATGAAAAATGTGACGGAGTTGACGTATCCGAAACTTGACATGTTATCGATTATCTTGTCATCCTTTGGTTTTGGCGGATTTTTATATGGCTTTACGAGCGCGGGCAACAATGGATGGGGGAGTATCATCACCATTACCACTCTAGTTGTTGGTGCAGCAGCATTGGTTCTTTTCATTATCCGTCAATTGCGTATGAAAGTTCCTATGCTGGAATTCCGGGTGTTTAAAAACTTTATTTTCACATTGTCTGTGATTCTCCCCATGATCGCATTTATGGGACTGATCGGTGCCGAGACATTAATTCCGCTCTATATGCAAAACATGCGTGACTTTACGGCAATGGAAGCAGGTATCGCCATCTTGCCAGGCGCACTCGTGAATGGGATGATGTCTCCGATTACAGGTCTCATATTTGACCGGTTCGGAGCGAGATGGTTATCGGTCATCGGGTTCACGATTATTACGGTTACCACCTTTGCCTTTTCCAATCTGAGTGTTGAAACGTCCATGTTCATGGTCATGTTGTTGTACGCCATTCGGATGTTCGGTATCTCCATGGTTATGATGCCTGCAACGACAGCCGGATTAAACCAGCTTCCAAAAGAACTGATTCCGCATGGTACGGCGATGACCAATACCATGCGCCAGGTTGCAGCATCGATTGGAACAGCTATTGTGATTACAGTCATGACCACAACGGGTGCAGCGGCCGAACATAAACCGAATATACCATACCCAATGATTCATGGCGTAAATGTCGCCTTTATGATCATTACAGTACTCTCTGCAATTGGTATCGTGCTAAGCTTCTTCATCAAGAAAGGCAATACGTCCGTTGAGGAGCAATCTCGAGTTCCAGATGAATAA
- a CDS encoding MarR family winged helix-turn-helix transcriptional regulator has product MDKIQQEEELSLKLFVVLTRALESINKRVEEDIKCLGLNPTEFAVLELIYSKGEQPIQKIGEKVLIASSSITYVVDKLEKKNLLKRKPCPKDRRVTYAAITTAGTELMDDVFPKHQLALNEICAGLDSNEKKVMIEQLKKLGYHAQNL; this is encoded by the coding sequence GTGGATAAGATTCAACAAGAGGAAGAATTGTCTTTGAAGCTATTTGTTGTTTTGACCCGGGCTTTGGAATCAATAAACAAGCGTGTCGAAGAAGATATAAAATGTTTGGGATTAAACCCGACTGAATTTGCTGTACTTGAGCTCATTTACAGTAAAGGCGAACAGCCAATCCAAAAAATTGGTGAAAAGGTATTGATTGCGAGTAGCAGTATTACGTATGTAGTAGATAAGCTGGAGAAGAAAAATTTATTAAAAAGAAAACCTTGTCCCAAGGATCGACGTGTCACGTATGCGGCAATCACAACAGCCGGTACTGAGTTAATGGATGATGTTTTTCCTAAGCATCAATTGGCTCTAAATGAAATCTGTGCGGGCTTGGATAGTAATGAAAAAAAGGTGATGATTGAACAACTAAAAAAGTTAGGATATCATGCACAGAATTTATAA